In a single window of the Olivibacter sp. SDN3 genome:
- a CDS encoding TonB-dependent receptor, giving the protein MIKLKPIFRCFTGRCFALGLLVLLGLMIGNTASYAGNYLMQDGPITGTVKDAEGNPLPGVSVAVKDSPTRGTGTDEEGKFQLEVTEDNIVLVVSYIGYVSQEVNVTANNRVLDIILQNDEAKLDEVVVVGYGQQKKSSLTGAISGVTSEDIEMVRAPTVSGALAGKIPGLSFRMPDGRPGAGANISIRNMGNPLYVIDGIQQDAGQFNNLAPNDIESITVLKDASAAIYGVQAANGVVLVTTKRGKAGSRNTINLDTYYGWQDWTRFPKGVSAYDWMLGRADAEMNAVNPETGVTPEEIERWRVGTEPGYQSFDWYDYIISGKAPQSSVNLNATGGSDKINYYLSLTRLDQDAVFGDGEFNFNRTNLQSNVDAQIAERLKVGVQINGRIETRDNPGVPGGDDYWLPRFALFRNRPTERPFANDNPLYPAQLSNIQTNWALLNKEISGYWREDWRVLQTNFNIDYDIPVEGLSAKVLYSYFLADRLVNGHEYTFDVYTYRPGTDTYEATGGSSNPYRERITRKNFNQVFQAQLNYNKVFNDKHTLGATLVAERIQRREIEQFVHTVPKTDILPILQFADMDQYDDLDFEQARLGYVGRFNYDFAGKYYVELAGRYDGSWRFAPDRRWGFFPSVSAGWRITEEPFLKNLNSQVLSDLKFRASYGQMGDDNINWGINDENDPRWLGDYAYLPGYSYGTSTVIIDGQVVRGIRDRGVPINTISWFTTTTLDIGADFSLWNGKISGSIDYFRRKRTGLRGTRWDILVPAEIGYDLPEANVESDAQVGFDGSIFYNGSSGEFNYRIGANAMYGRTRFLQSYLPRFANSWDHYRNSLEDRWRDIFWGYQVVGQFQSQEEINNYPVNIDGEGNRTLLPGDFIYEDVNGDGVIDEYDERPIGYPAGQLPLLTFGLNLSANYKGFDLSADFSGGGFYSYNQNWEMRWPYQNTGNLLEAMYNDRWRREDPFDVNSPWIPGENPPLRFNQGQHSNYSENSDWWLHNVRYIRLRTLEVGYSLPKAWIEKARIQRLRVFFNTYNLFSIDNLKSIGIDPEIQDDNGLQYPQNKFFNIGANISF; this is encoded by the coding sequence ATGATTAAATTAAAACCCATCTTTAGATGCTTTACGGGGAGGTGTTTTGCTTTGGGATTGTTGGTCTTATTGGGGCTAATGATTGGCAATACCGCTAGTTACGCGGGAAACTATCTGATGCAAGATGGTCCAATTACAGGAACGGTTAAGGATGCCGAAGGTAATCCTTTACCGGGAGTATCGGTGGCCGTTAAAGATTCGCCCACACGGGGCACCGGGACGGATGAGGAGGGGAAATTCCAATTGGAAGTTACTGAAGATAATATTGTTCTCGTGGTTAGTTACATTGGCTACGTCAGCCAAGAAGTAAATGTAACGGCTAACAATAGAGTTTTGGATATTATACTTCAAAATGATGAAGCAAAACTGGATGAAGTCGTTGTGGTAGGATATGGTCAACAGAAAAAGTCTTCACTTACCGGGGCGATATCCGGTGTGACCAGTGAAGATATTGAGATGGTCAGGGCACCTACAGTAAGTGGTGCTTTGGCAGGGAAAATACCGGGTTTGTCTTTTCGTATGCCTGACGGTAGACCAGGGGCCGGCGCAAATATTTCCATCCGTAATATGGGGAATCCGCTGTACGTGATTGACGGCATTCAGCAGGATGCGGGGCAATTCAACAATTTAGCACCTAATGACATTGAAAGTATTACGGTATTAAAAGATGCTTCTGCAGCTATTTATGGGGTGCAGGCAGCTAATGGGGTCGTGCTGGTAACCACCAAACGGGGAAAGGCCGGGAGTCGCAATACCATTAACTTAGATACCTATTACGGTTGGCAGGATTGGACCCGCTTCCCGAAAGGGGTGAGCGCCTACGATTGGATGTTGGGACGTGCTGACGCTGAAATGAATGCGGTAAATCCGGAGACAGGGGTTACACCTGAAGAAATCGAACGTTGGCGTGTGGGAACGGAACCCGGTTATCAAAGTTTTGATTGGTACGATTACATTATCTCGGGAAAAGCGCCGCAAAGTTCGGTGAACTTGAACGCTACGGGTGGTTCGGATAAGATCAATTATTACCTTTCCTTAACGCGCTTGGATCAGGATGCGGTGTTTGGCGATGGTGAGTTTAACTTTAATCGTACAAACCTTCAAAGTAACGTTGATGCGCAGATTGCCGAACGTCTCAAAGTGGGCGTACAGATCAATGGTCGCATTGAAACGCGTGATAACCCTGGCGTTCCCGGAGGTGATGATTATTGGTTGCCGCGTTTTGCGCTGTTCAGAAATCGTCCAACCGAAAGGCCTTTTGCCAATGATAACCCTTTATACCCAGCACAGCTGAGTAATATCCAAACTAACTGGGCATTGTTGAATAAGGAGATCTCCGGCTATTGGCGGGAAGATTGGCGGGTCTTACAAACCAACTTTAATATCGACTATGATATTCCGGTTGAAGGGTTATCGGCAAAAGTTTTGTATTCTTATTTTTTGGCGGATCGCTTGGTTAATGGGCACGAATATACCTTTGATGTGTATACCTATCGACCAGGGACGGACACCTATGAAGCAACGGGCGGTAGCTCCAATCCTTATCGGGAACGTATTACACGAAAGAATTTTAACCAGGTTTTCCAGGCGCAGCTGAACTATAATAAGGTGTTCAATGATAAACATACACTCGGAGCAACACTGGTAGCTGAACGGATACAGCGGAGGGAAATAGAACAATTTGTACATACTGTACCGAAAACGGACATATTGCCTATCCTGCAATTCGCCGATATGGATCAATATGACGATTTGGATTTTGAACAGGCACGATTGGGTTATGTCGGTCGTTTTAATTACGACTTTGCAGGGAAATATTATGTGGAATTGGCTGGCCGATACGATGGATCCTGGCGGTTTGCGCCCGACAGACGTTGGGGCTTTTTCCCTTCTGTTTCCGCAGGATGGCGGATTACCGAGGAACCCTTTCTTAAGAATTTAAACAGCCAGGTATTAAGCGATCTTAAATTCCGTGCGTCCTACGGACAGATGGGCGACGATAATATTAATTGGGGTATCAATGATGAAAATGATCCGAGATGGTTGGGCGATTACGCGTATTTACCCGGCTATAGTTATGGTACCTCTACGGTGATTATTGATGGACAGGTAGTACGGGGTATCAGAGATAGAGGTGTGCCTATCAACACCATTTCCTGGTTTACAACTACTACACTTGACATTGGAGCAGACTTTTCTTTGTGGAATGGAAAAATTAGCGGATCTATCGATTATTTCAGAAGAAAACGTACCGGTTTACGAGGTACACGATGGGATATATTGGTGCCCGCGGAAATAGGTTACGATTTACCGGAAGCGAATGTGGAAAGTGATGCGCAGGTGGGTTTCGATGGATCGATCTTTTATAATGGCAGTTCCGGAGAATTCAATTATCGTATTGGAGCTAACGCGATGTACGGTAGAACCCGTTTCTTACAGTCTTACTTACCACGCTTCGCAAATTCTTGGGACCATTACCGAAATTCCCTAGAGGATCGTTGGAGGGATATTTTCTGGGGTTACCAAGTGGTAGGACAGTTTCAATCGCAGGAAGAGATTAATAACTATCCGGTAAACATTGATGGAGAAGGTAACCGTACTTTATTACCGGGCGACTTTATTTATGAAGATGTTAATGGCGATGGTGTCATCGATGAATATGACGAGCGGCCTATAGGTTATCCCGCGGGACAGCTACCTTTGTTAACTTTTGGTTTGAATCTTTCTGCCAATTATAAGGGCTTTGATCTCAGTGCCGATTTTTCCGGGGGTGGCTTCTACTCTTACAATCAAAACTGGGAAATGCGCTGGCCTTATCAAAACACAGGAAATTTATTAGAAGCGATGTATAACGATCGTTGGCGCCGGGAGGATCCTTTTGATGTGAACAGTCCATGGATACCGGGAGAAAATCCGCCCTTGAGGTTCAATCAGGGACAACACAGCAATTACAGTGAAAATTCAGACTGGTGGCTGCATAACGTGCGCTATATCCGCTTGCGGACTCTGGAAGTAGGCTATTCCTTACCCAAAGCGTGGATCGAAAAGGCGCGGATTCAACGATTGCGTGTATTCTTTAATACCTATAACTTATTTTCCATAGATAACCTAAAGAGCATAGGGATCGACCCGGAAATTCAGGATGATAATGGCCTGCAGTATCCGCAGAATAAATTCTTCAATATTGGAGCTAATATTTCATTCTAG
- a CDS encoding RagB/SusD family nutrient uptake outer membrane protein, with product MNKRFFYIAVFAGTLLTSSCKNFLDQEPDTILTNDQVFGDPNLVRSALADFYDRISWGQRPGGGQYDYTVLDEAIKYDFDQFNSFDRNRWRVYDYGLIRSFNQFLQGLNETDALTETEKAPLIGEVKLLRAWCYFNTCRTLGGMPIVGDEVFDYVPGADITALQYPRATEAEMYDYIISECQASAELMSDQKNTNNARANKWTAKMLAARAALYAASLAKYNNLMASPIQTSGREVGIEAARATGYYETALAAATEVVEQSPYELQDRRPEDKALNFYEAVCIKEANTEVIWARDYIFPGQTHGFTGGNLPTSMAQDANTSYLSLLLNLVEEFEPINTSTPGQGSKFDVGSFGGTPQFFETATELFEERDPRLGGTVLYPGSTFAGTEVVYQAGQLNRQGGAWVRREGGANSNANGQLLTSENGPIYSSSLRLINKTGFGIRKFLDETPAAGTQGRGSEMWEPRFRIAEAYLIAAEAAFELNGGNNAVALANINAVRTRAGVQPLQSLTFENIVHERRVEFAFEDHRYWDMLRWRRAHTTWNGNSSNEHATRRGLWPYRVVAAGDPNDGKWAFEVRSMDFIYPNPLYFELRHYYSELDNGWLNNNPKLVRNPYQ from the coding sequence ATGAATAAGCGATTTTTTTATATAGCGGTATTTGCTGGAACCTTGCTGACCAGCTCTTGTAAAAATTTTCTCGATCAAGAACCGGATACGATCTTAACAAACGATCAGGTTTTTGGTGATCCTAATTTAGTTCGGTCGGCACTTGCCGATTTCTATGATAGAATCAGCTGGGGGCAACGGCCGGGAGGTGGGCAGTATGATTATACGGTTTTAGATGAAGCGATTAAGTATGATTTCGACCAATTCAATAGTTTCGATCGTAACCGTTGGCGCGTTTACGATTATGGACTCATCCGTAGCTTTAATCAGTTCTTACAGGGATTGAACGAAACAGATGCGCTTACAGAAACAGAAAAAGCGCCCTTGATTGGAGAGGTAAAGTTATTACGGGCTTGGTGCTATTTCAATACCTGTAGAACGCTGGGCGGTATGCCTATTGTGGGCGATGAGGTTTTTGATTACGTGCCTGGCGCAGACATTACCGCTTTGCAATATCCGAGAGCAACGGAAGCGGAAATGTACGATTATATCATTAGTGAGTGCCAGGCAAGCGCCGAGTTGATGAGTGATCAAAAAAACACTAATAATGCGCGGGCGAATAAGTGGACGGCGAAAATGCTAGCTGCCCGGGCTGCATTATATGCTGCATCCTTAGCAAAATACAATAACCTGATGGCGTCGCCTATACAGACATCGGGTAGAGAAGTGGGGATTGAAGCTGCGAGGGCCACTGGTTATTACGAGACTGCGCTTGCTGCAGCCACAGAAGTTGTTGAGCAAAGTCCGTATGAACTACAGGATCGGCGGCCCGAAGATAAGGCGCTTAATTTCTATGAAGCCGTATGTATCAAAGAAGCGAATACCGAAGTCATCTGGGCACGCGACTATATCTTTCCCGGACAAACGCATGGTTTTACGGGAGGTAATCTCCCGACATCGATGGCGCAGGACGCGAATACCAGTTACTTATCTTTACTGTTGAATCTCGTGGAGGAGTTTGAACCGATTAATACTTCTACGCCCGGTCAAGGTAGTAAATTTGACGTGGGAAGTTTTGGCGGTACACCGCAATTTTTTGAAACTGCAACCGAGTTGTTCGAAGAAAGGGACCCTCGTCTAGGGGGCACTGTACTATATCCGGGCTCCACATTTGCCGGTACTGAAGTGGTTTATCAGGCGGGTCAACTGAATAGGCAGGGTGGTGCTTGGGTTAGACGCGAAGGTGGTGCCAATAGTAATGCAAATGGCCAGTTGTTGACTTCTGAAAATGGACCGATTTACAGTTCTTCTTTGCGGTTAATTAATAAAACAGGTTTTGGTATCCGTAAATTTCTTGATGAAACGCCTGCTGCAGGAACACAAGGGAGGGGGTCGGAAATGTGGGAACCTCGTTTTCGCATAGCAGAGGCTTACCTGATCGCGGCAGAAGCTGCCTTTGAATTAAATGGCGGTAATAACGCGGTGGCATTGGCCAATATCAATGCAGTACGCACCCGTGCCGGGGTACAGCCCTTGCAATCGCTCACTTTCGAAAATATTGTGCACGAAAGGCGTGTCGAATTTGCCTTTGAGGATCATCGCTACTGGGACATGCTACGTTGGCGCCGCGCCCACACCACTTGGAACGGGAACTCCAGCAATGAGCATGCTACCCGAAGAGGATTGTGGCCCTACCGCGTAGTGGCGGCCGGTGATCCGAACGATGGTAAATGGGCTTTCGAGGTGCGGAGTATGGATTTTATTTACCCTAACCCCTTGTATTTCGAGCTTCGTCACTATTACAGTGAACTGGATAATGGTTGGCTGAATAATAATCCAAAACTAGTGAGAAATCCTTATCAATAG
- a CDS encoding RagB/SusD family nutrient uptake outer membrane protein, with the protein MKKYSYIFFLLLTVFSCQKDSDFLTRRPTDLLEYEEVWTDERLALAAVADLYDRIPDYQTVESWARFTNFDEAFASNFGDYFRHKNQQYDYNDNILDFWGTDNESQYWQDAYSFIRDINLFIRSGEETDQMQTNENEIALKNRFMAEAKFIRAIAYFELVKRVGGVPIVLEPLEYDDSGDPSYLQQPRLKEHEVYDFVIAELEAIFDDLPDEANTKSRATQAAALALEARAAVYAASIAKYGVNTPQVSLPGEEVGISAGQANDYYQKALSAAERIINSGTYALYERNAQDLSANFADLFLDKSANPEVIFVKDFKLQSGKVHGFTLANQPRSLSEEVEGGRINPSLNLVQSFELLDNTYAPLAIQSGGGDFLYYDNPEDLFANRDARLAGTVMIPGSTFKGESVDIWAGYMLGNGNIVTSSDPGGRGQLPGQSASQQVVGFDGPIDGFEWTAQTGFYLRKYVDPTPGAGQIGTQSEVWWIRFRYGEVLLNAAEAAFELGDAAKAAGYMNQVRRRAGFETPLTPAQLSFDRLVHERKVELAFEGHQLWDMKRWRLAHLVWNGANHALTANIGRAAEPSTRPFGVWPYQIYDPGNENDGKWVFRQIIPREVTNPDRFRLGNYYSFISDDIRNRNPLIVRNPNQ; encoded by the coding sequence ATGAAAAAATACAGCTATATATTTTTCCTGTTACTCACAGTGTTCTCCTGCCAAAAGGACAGCGATTTTCTTACAAGGCGGCCGACAGATCTTTTAGAATACGAAGAGGTGTGGACAGATGAACGATTAGCATTGGCTGCAGTAGCCGATCTGTATGATCGCATACCAGACTATCAAACCGTTGAATCATGGGCGCGATTCACCAATTTCGATGAAGCCTTTGCGTCAAATTTTGGTGATTACTTCCGGCATAAGAATCAACAGTACGATTACAATGACAATATTTTGGATTTTTGGGGAACAGATAACGAGTCTCAATACTGGCAAGATGCCTACAGCTTTATTCGAGACATTAATCTCTTTATAAGATCGGGTGAAGAAACAGACCAAATGCAAACCAACGAAAATGAAATTGCTTTGAAAAACCGCTTTATGGCGGAAGCAAAGTTTATTCGGGCAATAGCTTACTTTGAATTGGTAAAGCGCGTCGGTGGTGTGCCCATCGTGTTAGAACCACTTGAATATGACGACAGTGGTGATCCTTCATATCTGCAACAACCTCGGTTGAAGGAACATGAAGTCTATGATTTTGTAATTGCGGAGCTAGAAGCGATCTTTGACGATTTGCCAGACGAGGCAAATACCAAATCACGTGCCACACAGGCAGCAGCATTGGCTTTGGAAGCGCGGGCTGCAGTGTATGCAGCCTCGATTGCCAAATACGGCGTCAATACACCACAGGTAAGTTTGCCGGGAGAAGAAGTGGGCATCTCTGCCGGTCAGGCAAACGATTATTACCAAAAGGCACTAAGTGCTGCAGAGCGTATCATCAATAGCGGGACATATGCCCTTTACGAGCGGAATGCGCAGGATCTTTCGGCCAATTTTGCCGACTTGTTTTTGGATAAAAGCGCCAATCCGGAGGTGATCTTTGTTAAGGATTTTAAATTACAGAGCGGAAAAGTGCATGGCTTTACCCTAGCGAATCAACCGCGCTCCCTATCTGAAGAGGTAGAAGGTGGTCGAATAAATCCCTCCCTAAATTTGGTGCAATCTTTTGAATTACTAGATAATACTTATGCACCTCTTGCCATTCAGTCAGGTGGCGGCGATTTCCTTTATTATGATAATCCTGAAGATTTATTTGCCAATAGGGATGCCCGTTTGGCGGGTACAGTAATGATTCCGGGATCTACTTTTAAGGGGGAATCGGTAGATATCTGGGCGGGATATATGTTGGGTAACGGTAATATCGTAACATCCAGTGATCCGGGAGGCAGAGGGCAACTACCCGGCCAAAGCGCGAGCCAACAGGTGGTCGGTTTCGATGGGCCAATCGACGGTTTTGAATGGACTGCACAGACCGGGTTTTATCTACGGAAATATGTTGATCCTACTCCAGGTGCAGGGCAGATCGGTACCCAAAGTGAGGTGTGGTGGATCCGTTTCCGCTATGGGGAAGTATTACTGAACGCGGCTGAAGCGGCCTTTGAACTGGGCGATGCGGCAAAAGCGGCTGGTTATATGAATCAAGTGAGAAGAAGGGCTGGTTTTGAGACGCCACTCACGCCTGCGCAACTTAGTTTTGATCGCTTGGTACATGAACGTAAAGTTGAATTGGCGTTTGAAGGGCACCAGCTATGGGATATGAAACGCTGGCGTTTGGCTCACCTGGTATGGAACGGTGCCAATCATGCACTGACAGCAAACATTGGCAGAGCAGCTGAACCGAGCACACGCCCTTTCGGTGTGTGGCCGTATCAAATTTATGATCCGGGAAATGAAAACGACGGTAAATGGGTGTTCCGACAAATTATCCCGCGTGAGGTGACCAACCCAGATCGTTTCCGCTTGGGAAATTATTATTCGTTTATCAGTGATGATATCAGAAATCGTAATCCACTGATTGTCCGAAATCCTAATCAATAA
- a CDS encoding DUF3823 domain-containing protein: protein MKNYWIYCLLILVATITGCGKDNYDEPTSTLTGRIVYQGQPLQLKGSNQSVRLQLFQDGYDFRTPFDIFVTQDGSFSATLFDGHYKIVTRDGNGPWVNSRDTTEVELRGNATLDFEVTPYFTISDASIALDENVMQTSFTVNQIVEDATIDRVMLLLNTTTFVDEVANVMRSEFPGDDFTPGQVTLDVDFSEETEAVNARALFGRICVWPSGADQGIFSPVVRLK from the coding sequence ATGAAAAATTATTGGATATATTGTTTATTGATCTTGGTGGCAACAATCACAGGTTGCGGGAAGGATAATTATGATGAACCGACGTCAACGCTGACAGGACGTATCGTTTACCAAGGGCAACCCTTGCAATTAAAAGGTAGTAATCAAAGCGTTCGGTTGCAATTGTTTCAGGATGGTTATGACTTCAGAACGCCATTTGATATCTTCGTTACACAAGACGGAAGTTTCTCCGCTACACTTTTCGATGGGCACTATAAAATTGTGACGCGCGATGGTAACGGCCCTTGGGTGAACAGTCGGGATACCACTGAGGTGGAGCTTAGAGGAAATGCAACATTGGACTTTGAGGTCACGCCATACTTTACAATTTCTGATGCATCTATTGCACTCGATGAAAATGTGATGCAAACATCCTTTACTGTCAATCAAATTGTGGAAGATGCTACAATTGATCGGGTGATGTTGTTGTTGAATACCACAACTTTTGTAGACGAAGTAGCAAATGTCATGCGGAGTGAATTCCCGGGCGATGATTTTACACCCGGCCAAGTAACTTTAGATGTCGATTTCTCTGAAGAAACAGAAGCCGTGAATGCCCGTGCACTCTTCGGGCGTATCTGCGTTTGGCCGAGCGGTGCCGACCAGGGAATCTTCTCACCGGTTGTTCGTTTGAAATAA